One genomic region from Manis pentadactyla isolate mManPen7 chromosome 12, mManPen7.hap1, whole genome shotgun sequence encodes:
- the LOC118907930 gene encoding LOW QUALITY PROTEIN: uncharacterized protein LOC118907930 (The sequence of the model RefSeq protein was modified relative to this genomic sequence to represent the inferred CDS: substituted 3 bases at 3 genomic stop codons), with translation MLRPVPLPAAAGRTSEPAAGPPVQTPLRPRALPAPVRILKRGTLVWQSSRSRKGIETVVGRRTWRTAGSPAPPAPAPPAPAPSAPAPPAQVPPAPAPPLPLASGTGAMGPLPGPAQGTRRRRGAAMDPPEEPQKLTELIESLMFSHQPTWDDCQQLLQVLFTTEERERILLEARKNVPGADGRPSQLPHDIERGFPLTRPNWDFNSPEGRERLTIYRQALVAGLRGAARRPTNLAKVREVSQGATEAPAVFLEHLMEAFRRYTPFDPTSEEHSASVALAFIGQSAPDIRKKLQRLEGLQDLSQRDLVKEAEKVYHKRETEEEKELRKEKERESKEEKRDRKHEKNLTRILAAVVEGKGRPPSSGRTSKAGHLGNRPPLDKDQCAYCKEKGHWVKECPKKPLKKPPKKVLSLLEDEDXGRRGSEPLPEPRVTLKVEGQPVEFLVDTGAQHSVLTQAKGPLSDKKSWVIGATGQKQYVXTTRRTVDLGVGRVNHSFLVIPECPTPLLGRDILTKVGAQISFQAGEPLVTNQENKPLSLSVLTIRLEDEYRLFKEPEPSKISQEWFDRFPGAWAETAGMGLAKNQPPVLIELKASALPVTVRQYPMSKEARDGIRPHIQKLMEQGILVKCQSPWNTPLLPVKKAGTGDYRPVQDLREVNKRTQDIHPTVPNPYNLLSSLAPENTWYSVLDLKDAFFCLRLHQSSQPLFAFEWKDPSTGTTGQLTWTRLPQGFKNSPTLFDEALHQDLAFYRASNPQVTLLQYVDDLLIATPTQRTCQKATGALLAELAKLGYRVSAKKAQICQQQVTYLGYSLRNGKRWLTEARKQTVTQIPLPTTARQVREFLGTAGFCRLXIPRYASLAAPLYPLTKGAAPFVWGSEQQQAFDDIKKALLSAPALALPDITKPFILFVDEWNGVARGVLTQQWGPWKRPVAYLSKKLDPVSSGWPTCLRVVADVALLVKDSDKLTLGQKLTVVAPHALESVIRQPPERWMSNARMTHYQTLLLNRDRVEFAPPAILNPATLLPDVGKEVLHTCQEILAEETGTRRDLRDQPLEGPGLLTWYTDGSSYIMGGKRMAGAAVVDDDRIVWASGLPTGTSAQRAELVALTQALKMAEGKRLNVYTDSRYAFATAHIHGAIYRQRVLLTSAGKDVKNKQEILDLLEAIHRPREVAIIHCPGHQKSDSPIAQGNRRADQAAKQAAQGTNILPLQVYPEATCSKNFQYTPEDLAQMDKLEIQKSPPLGMYKSEDGKIILPQKKAGEYLRQLHQLTHLGANNLKTLVRDSPYHVIGLGKLADEVVRNCVPCQLVNVNRHQVICGKRLRGDRPGAYWEVDFTEIKPAKYGYKYLLVFLDTFSGWTEAFPTKTETAQMVS, from the exons accggtcagaattctgaaaaggggTACCCTTGTCTGGCAGTCGTCCCGATCCCGTAAAGGGATCGAGACTgtggtcggtagacgtacttggagaacCGCAGGCT ccccagctcctccaGCCCCGGCTCCCCCAGCCCCGGCGCCCTCAGCCCCGGCGCCTCCGGCCcaggtgcccccagccccagcgcccCCACTGCCCCTAGCTTCAGGCACCGGGGCAATGGGACCGCTTCcaggaccggcccagggaactcgacGCCGCCGAGGGGCCGCAATGGACCCACCGG aagaaCCACAGAAACTAACTGAACTGATAGAGTCCCTAATgttttctcaccagcccacttgggatgactgtcagcagcttttacaggtgctcttcaccacggaagaaagagaaaggatcctcctggaagcacgaaagaacgtgcctggagctgacggacgaccatcacaactccctcatgatatagaaagggggttcccactgaccagacccaactgggactttaattctccagaaggtagggagcgactaaccatctatcgccaggctctggtggcgggTCTTCGCGGGGCcgcaaggcgccccaccaatttggccaaggtaagagaggtcagtcagggagccactgaggcgcctgcagtgttcttagaacacctgatggaagccttcaggcggtatactccctttGACCCCACTTCCGAGGAGCACAGTGCCTCAGTGGCTCTTgcttttattgggcaatcagcacccgatattagaaagaagcttcagagattggaaggcttacaagatttgtcgcagagagatttagtgaaagaagctgagaaagtttatcataagagagagactgaggaagaaaaggaattgaggaaggagaaggaaagagaaagtaaagaggaaaaaagggataggaaacatgagaaaaatttaacaaggaTCTTGGCCGCAGTGGTAGAAGgcaagggacgcccgccctctagcggcagaactagtaaggcagggcacctgggcaaccggcctcctttggataaagatcaatgtgcatattgcaaggaaaaagggcactgggtaaaagaatgccctaaaaagccactaaaAAAGCCTCCGAAGAAGGTGTTGTCCCTGCTGGAAGACGAggattagggaagacggggctcggagcccctccccgagcccagggtaactctgaaagtggaggggcaacccgttgaattcctggtagacaccggtgctcaacattctgtattgacTCAGGCAAAGGGCCCCCTCTCTGATAAAAAATCTTGGGTGATCGGGGCTacgggccagaaacaatatgtgtAGACTACCCGGAGAACAGTGGatttaggagtaggacgagtaaacCACTCGTTCCTTgttataccggaatgccccacACCCCTGTTAGGAAGAGACATTTTAACCAAAGTGGgggcccaaatatcctttcaaGCCGGGGAACCTCTGGTGACCAATCAAGAGAATAAACCTTTGAGCTTAAGCGTCCTGACTATAAGATTAGAAGATGAATACCGTCTTTTTAAGGAGCCGGAGCCCTCCAAAATAAGTCAGGAGTGGTTTGACcggttcccaggagcctgggcggaaacggccggcatggggctcgccaagaaccagccccctgtactcatagaactaaaagcttcagccttacctgtaactgtgagacaatatccaatgagtaaagaagccagggacggaattaggccacatatccagaagcttatggaacaggggatattagtaaaatgtcaatccccatggaacacccccttgctgcctgtaaaaaaggcaggaacgggagactaccgaccagtacaagatttaagagaagttaataaaaggacacaggacattcaccccactgtGCCAAATccttataacctactaagctccctggccccggaaaacacctggtattcagttttagatttaaaggatgctttcttttgtctgcgcttacACCAgagcagccaaccgctgtttgcttttgaatggaaagatccctccacaggaactactggacaattgacctggactcgtttgccacaaggatttaagaactcgcccaccctctttgACGAGGCTTTACATCAAGatttggctttctaccgagcttctaacccacaggtaactttgttacagtatgttgatgacttattgatagccaccCCTACTCAGAGAACCTGCCAAAAGGCCACTGGAGCCCTTTTGGCTGAGCTTGCCAAATTGGGGTACAGGgtatctgctaagaaggcacagatctgccaacaacaagtgacttatttgggatactccctgagaaatgggaaaaggtggcttactgaagcccgaaagcagactgtgacgcagattccgctTCCCACTACtgcacgccaggttcgcgagtttctggggacagcagggtttTGTAGACTATAGATACCCAGATATGCTTCTTTGGCAGCCCCTCTGTATCCCCTCACTAAAGgagcagccccgtttgtttggggatctgaacaacaacaggcctttgatgatatcaaaaaggccctcctctcagcacccgctctggcATTGCCAGACATAACTAAGCCATTTATCCTTTTCGTAGATGAATGGaacggagtagctcgaggagtattgacccaacaatggggaccttggaagagacctgtcgcctatttgtctaaaaaattagaccccgtgagtagtggatGGCCCACTTGTTTGAGAGTAGTGGCAGATGTGGCCctcttagttaaagattctgacaagctaacgctgggacaaaaactcactgtggttgctcctCATGCGCTGGAAAGCGTAATTCgacaaccacccgaaagatggatgtcgaatgccagaatgactcactatcaaaccttactcctgaatcgtgatcgtgtggaatttgccccgcCTGCCATCCTAAACccggctactctgctccccgatgtgggaaaagaagtgcttcatacctgccaggaaatcctggctgaggagacggggacccGTCGGGACTTACGAGATCAGCCCTTAGAAGGACCGGGACTCCTGACCTGGtacacagacgggagcagttacatcatgggaggtaagaggatggcaggagctgcagtagtagatgatgacCGAATTGTGTGGGCCAGCGGActcccaacgggcacttctgcacagcgggCAGAGCTCGTCGCCCTGACTCAGgctttaaagatggcagaaggtaagagacttaacgtctatactgACAGCCGTTACGCTTTTGCCACTGCTCATATACACGGGGCTATATATAGACAGAGAGTGCTGCTGACTTCTGCCGGGAAAGatgttaagaataaacaagaaatctTAGATCTGTTAGAAGctatccatagacctagagaagtagcaataatacattgtcctgggcatcaaaaaagtgactctccaatagctcaaggaaacagaagggcggaccaagccgcaaaacaagcagcccagggaacgaACATCTTACCTCTCCAGGTGTACCCAGAAGCCACATGTAGTAAGAACTTTCAGTATACCCCCGAGGATCTTGCTCAGATGGACAAGTTGGAGATCCAAAaatccccaccccttggaatgtataagtcagaagatgggaaaattatcctgccccagaaaaaggcaggagaatacttaaggcaattacatCAGTTGACACATTTGGGGGCCAATAATCTAAAAACCCTAGTTCGAGATTCCCCTTATCATGTCATCGGTTTGGGAAAATTGGcagacgaggttgtaagaaattgtgttccttgccaattagtaaatgtgaacaGACATCAAGTAATATGCGGAAAGAGGCTTCGAGGAGATCGGCCAGGAgcctactgggaagttgacttcactgaaattaagcctgctaagtatggatataaatacctcctagttttcctagacaccttTTCCggatggacagaggcgttccccaccaaaactgagacagctcagatggtgtcc